From a region of the Labrus mixtus chromosome 5, fLabMix1.1, whole genome shotgun sequence genome:
- the slc25a37 gene encoding mitoferrin-1: MELSSEPVVVALEMSQIESKDDEPFDGVGDYESLPPHVSVTTHMTAGAVAGILEHTVMYPVDSVKTRMQSLQPDPNAQYRGVYEALKRIIHTEGVFRPLRGLNITMMGAGPAHALYFACYERVKRSLSDIIQNGGNSHLANGVAGSVATVLHDAIMNPAEVIKQRMQMYNSPYRGLMDCIRTVTRTEGVGAFYRSYSTQLTMNIPFQAVHFITYELMQEQLNPHRHYHPGSHIVSGAAAGAISAAITTPLDVCKTLLNTQENVALSSVNISGHLSGMVNAFRTVYRLGGLSAFFKGVQARIIYQMPSTAIAWSVYEFFKYFMTKQQLESEAGPRRM; this comes from the exons ATGGAGTTGAGCTCGGAGCCTGTCGTTGTAGCACTGGAGATGTCGCAAATTGAAAGCAAAGACGATGAGCCTTTTGATGGTGTCGGTGACTACGAGAGCCTGCCACCTCATGTCTCTGTGACGACCCACATGACAGCAGGAGCGGTGGCTGGCATACTGGAGCACACGGTGATGTACCCCGTGGACTCTGTCAAG acaaGGATGCAGAGCCTGCAGCCGGACCCAAATGCACAGTACAGGGGCGTGTATGAGGCTCTGAAAAGGATCATCCACACAGAGGGGGTCTTCAGGCCACTCAGGGGACTCAACATCACCATGATGGGAGCAGGACCGGCTCACGCTCTTTACTTTGCGTGCTATGAACGAGTCAAACGCTCACTGAGTGACATCATTCAGAACGGAGGCAACAGTCATCTAGCCAATG GTGTGGCAGGTAGTGTGGCAACTGTTCTCCATGATGCCATCATGAACCCAGCTGaag TGATAAAGCAGAGGATGCAGATGTACAACTCTCCATATCGAGGACTTATGGACTGCATTCGAACTGTAACCCGCACTGAAGGTGTTGGAGCTTTCTATCGCAGCTACAGCACGCAGCTGACCATGAACATCCCTTTCCAGGCTGTTCACTTCATCACCTACGAGCTGATGCAGGAACAGCTTAACCCACACAGACATTACCATCCTGGCAGCCACATTGTGTCAGGAGCCGCCGCGGGCGCCATTTCGGCAGCAATAACCACTCCCCTTGACGTTTGTAAAACTCTGCTCAACACACAGGAAAATGTAGCGCTCAGCTCCGTGAACATCAGCGGACACTTATCAGGAATGGTCAACGCCTTCAGGACTGTGTACCGCCTTGGCGGTCTTTCTGCCTTCTTTAAAGGGGTTCAAGCTCGGATTATTTACCAGATGCCATCCACTGCCATCGCCTGGTCTGTGTACGAGTTCTTCAAGTACTTCATGACAAAACAGCAACTGGAATCAGAAGCAGGACCTAGACGGATGTAA
- the entpd4 gene encoding ectonucleoside triphosphate diphosphohydrolase 4 isoform X2 yields MGRISFSCLFPASWHFSLPSQVLPRLLIPSLRQLLFIGLVLCLIGLLYLLLVSGKGFSSWTRKENNFHRHLARVTDVDATDTSNPNLNYGLVVDCGSSGSRVFVYCWPRHNGNPHELLDIQQMRDQHRKPVVMKIKPGISELAKTPGKASDYIYPLLSFAALHIPKNKHQETPLYILCTAGMRILPESQQEALLEDLRTDIPVHFNFLFSDSHVEVISGKQEGVYAWIGINFVLGRFNHVHNDGEAVVEVHVPGSDQQEALVRKRTAGVLDMGGVSTQIAYEVPKTEEVAKNLLAEFNLGCDAHRTEHVYRVYVSTFLGFGGNAARQRYEESLMKNTATRNKLLDQHNGETVESPLLDPCLPTDLQDEIGPSTQKLHLRGTGDFDLCRQILQPFLNRTNETQTSLSGIYQPDIDYNNSQFYGFSEFYYCTEDVLRMGGDYNASKYARAAKSYCATQWRTLRERFASGLYASHADLHRLKYQCFKSAWMYEVLHSGFSFPANYKNLKTALLVYDKEVQWTLGAILYRTRFLPLRDIQQEGLKGLHSHLRHSFSFVNNHYLFLACFFIVLLSIMLYLLRLRRIHRRAAQRCSPSAVTWLEEGIGSPTLPINL; encoded by the exons ATGGGCAG gatcagcttttcatgccttttccCAGCCTCATGGCATTTCAGCCTGCCATCCCAGGTCCTTCCTCGGCTCCTGATCCCCTCGCTCAGACAGCTGCTCTTCATCGGCCTGGTGCTCTGCCTCATAGGACTCCTCTACCTGCTGCTAGTCAGTGGAAAGGGTTTTTCAAGCTGGACCAGAAAGGAAAACAACTTCCACAG GCACTTGGCAAGGGTAACTGATGTGGATGCAACAGATACAAGCAACCCCAACCTGAACTACGGCCTGGTGGTTGACTGTGGCAGCAGTGGCTCAAGGGTATTTGTGTACTGCTGGCCCAGGCACAATGGTAATCCCCACGAACTGCTGGACATTCAGCAAATGAGAGATCAACACCGCAAGCCAGTGGTCATGAAGATTAAGCCTG gTATCTCCGAATTGGCCAAAACACCAGGGAAAGCCAGTGATTATATCTATCCACTGTTGAGCTTTGCAGCCCTACACATCCCTAAGAATAAGCACCAAGAGACACCATTGTACATCCTGTGCACAGCTGGAATGAGAATCCTTCCTGAGAG TCAACAAGAAGCACTTCTTGAGGATCTGCGAACAGACATCCCTGTCCACTTCAACTTCCTCTTCTCTGATTCCCATGTGGAAGTCATTTCTGGGAAACAGGAAG GTGTCTATGCTTGGATTGGAATAAACTTTGTCCTTGGAAGGTTTAACCATGTGCACAATG ACGGGGAAGCGGTCGTGGAGGTTCATGTACCAGGCAGCGATCAACAGGAGGCGCTGGTGAGGAAAAGGACTGCCGGTGTCCTGGACATGGGCGGGGTTTCCACACAGATTGCATACGAAGTGCCCAAAACT GAGGAAGTTGCGAAGAATTTACTGGCTGAGTTCAACCTTGGGTGTGACGCACATCGAACAGAGCATGTTTACCGTGTTTATGTGTCCACCTTCCTGGGATTTGGCGGAAATGCAGCACGCCAGAGATATGAGGAGAGCCTCATGAAAAATACTGCCACCAGAAACAA GCTTTTAGATCAGCACAATGGTGAGACAGTAGAGTCTCCTCTTCTGGACCCCTGTCTCCCCACAGACCTGCAGGATGAGATCGGTCCGTCTACACAGAAGCTCCATCTGCGAGGCACAGGAGACTTCGACCTGTGTCGACAGATTCTCCAGCCGTTCCTCAACCGCACCAACGAGACCCAAACCTCCCTCAGTGGGATCTACCAGCCGGATATAGACTACAACAACAGTCAGTTCTACGGCTTCTCTGAGTTCTACTACTGCACTGAGGACGTGCTGCGCATGGGCGGGGATTATAACGCTTCCAAATATGCTCGTGCAGCCAAG AGTTACTGTGCCACCCAGTGGAGGACTCTGAGGGAACGCTTTGCCTCCGGCCTGTACGCCTCACATGCTGATCTTCACAGACTGAA gtaCCAGTGTTTTAAATCAGCATGGATGTATGAAGTTTTGCACTCAGGCTTCTCTTTCCCAGCCAATTACAAAAACCTGAAGACTGCCCTGTTGGTCTATGATAAGGAGGTCCAGTGGACTCTGGGAGCTATTCTTTACCGAACACGGTTTCTGCCTTTGAG GGACATCCAGCAGGAAGGTCTGAAAGGATTGCACTCTCACTTGCGACACAGCTTCTCCTTTGTCAACAACCACTACTTGTTCCTGGCTTGTTtcttcattgtgttgttgtctaTTATGCTGTACTTACTGCGACTCCGGCGCATCCATCGGCGCGCAGCTCAGCGCTGCAGTCCCTCTGCTGTCACGTGGTTGGAAGAGGGCATTGGCTCACCCACACTCCCTATCAACCTCTAA
- the entpd4 gene encoding ectonucleoside triphosphate diphosphohydrolase 4 isoform X1 → MGRISFSCLFPASWHFSLPSQVLPRLLIPSLRQLLFIGLVLCLIGLLYLLLVSGKGFSSWTRKENNFHRHLARVTDVDATDTSNPNLNYGLVVDCGSSGSRVFVYCWPRHNGNPHELLDIQQMRDQHRKPVVMKIKPGISELAKTPGKASDYIYPLLSFAALHIPKNKHQETPLYILCTAGMRILPESQQEALLEDLRTDIPVHFNFLFSDSHVEVISGKQEGVYAWIGINFVLGRFNHVHNDGEAVVEVHVPGSDQQEALVRKRTAGVLDMGGVSTQIAYEVPKTVSFASPQQEEVAKNLLAEFNLGCDAHRTEHVYRVYVSTFLGFGGNAARQRYEESLMKNTATRNKLLDQHNGETVESPLLDPCLPTDLQDEIGPSTQKLHLRGTGDFDLCRQILQPFLNRTNETQTSLSGIYQPDIDYNNSQFYGFSEFYYCTEDVLRMGGDYNASKYARAAKSYCATQWRTLRERFASGLYASHADLHRLKYQCFKSAWMYEVLHSGFSFPANYKNLKTALLVYDKEVQWTLGAILYRTRFLPLRDIQQEGLKGLHSHLRHSFSFVNNHYLFLACFFIVLLSIMLYLLRLRRIHRRAAQRCSPSAVTWLEEGIGSPTLPINL, encoded by the exons ATGGGCAG gatcagcttttcatgccttttccCAGCCTCATGGCATTTCAGCCTGCCATCCCAGGTCCTTCCTCGGCTCCTGATCCCCTCGCTCAGACAGCTGCTCTTCATCGGCCTGGTGCTCTGCCTCATAGGACTCCTCTACCTGCTGCTAGTCAGTGGAAAGGGTTTTTCAAGCTGGACCAGAAAGGAAAACAACTTCCACAG GCACTTGGCAAGGGTAACTGATGTGGATGCAACAGATACAAGCAACCCCAACCTGAACTACGGCCTGGTGGTTGACTGTGGCAGCAGTGGCTCAAGGGTATTTGTGTACTGCTGGCCCAGGCACAATGGTAATCCCCACGAACTGCTGGACATTCAGCAAATGAGAGATCAACACCGCAAGCCAGTGGTCATGAAGATTAAGCCTG gTATCTCCGAATTGGCCAAAACACCAGGGAAAGCCAGTGATTATATCTATCCACTGTTGAGCTTTGCAGCCCTACACATCCCTAAGAATAAGCACCAAGAGACACCATTGTACATCCTGTGCACAGCTGGAATGAGAATCCTTCCTGAGAG TCAACAAGAAGCACTTCTTGAGGATCTGCGAACAGACATCCCTGTCCACTTCAACTTCCTCTTCTCTGATTCCCATGTGGAAGTCATTTCTGGGAAACAGGAAG GTGTCTATGCTTGGATTGGAATAAACTTTGTCCTTGGAAGGTTTAACCATGTGCACAATG ACGGGGAAGCGGTCGTGGAGGTTCATGTACCAGGCAGCGATCAACAGGAGGCGCTGGTGAGGAAAAGGACTGCCGGTGTCCTGGACATGGGCGGGGTTTCCACACAGATTGCATACGAAGTGCCCAAAACTGTAAGCTTTGCTTCTCCACAACAG GAGGAAGTTGCGAAGAATTTACTGGCTGAGTTCAACCTTGGGTGTGACGCACATCGAACAGAGCATGTTTACCGTGTTTATGTGTCCACCTTCCTGGGATTTGGCGGAAATGCAGCACGCCAGAGATATGAGGAGAGCCTCATGAAAAATACTGCCACCAGAAACAA GCTTTTAGATCAGCACAATGGTGAGACAGTAGAGTCTCCTCTTCTGGACCCCTGTCTCCCCACAGACCTGCAGGATGAGATCGGTCCGTCTACACAGAAGCTCCATCTGCGAGGCACAGGAGACTTCGACCTGTGTCGACAGATTCTCCAGCCGTTCCTCAACCGCACCAACGAGACCCAAACCTCCCTCAGTGGGATCTACCAGCCGGATATAGACTACAACAACAGTCAGTTCTACGGCTTCTCTGAGTTCTACTACTGCACTGAGGACGTGCTGCGCATGGGCGGGGATTATAACGCTTCCAAATATGCTCGTGCAGCCAAG AGTTACTGTGCCACCCAGTGGAGGACTCTGAGGGAACGCTTTGCCTCCGGCCTGTACGCCTCACATGCTGATCTTCACAGACTGAA gtaCCAGTGTTTTAAATCAGCATGGATGTATGAAGTTTTGCACTCAGGCTTCTCTTTCCCAGCCAATTACAAAAACCTGAAGACTGCCCTGTTGGTCTATGATAAGGAGGTCCAGTGGACTCTGGGAGCTATTCTTTACCGAACACGGTTTCTGCCTTTGAG GGACATCCAGCAGGAAGGTCTGAAAGGATTGCACTCTCACTTGCGACACAGCTTCTCCTTTGTCAACAACCACTACTTGTTCCTGGCTTGTTtcttcattgtgttgttgtctaTTATGCTGTACTTACTGCGACTCCGGCGCATCCATCGGCGCGCAGCTCAGCGCTGCAGTCCCTCTGCTGTCACGTGGTTGGAAGAGGGCATTGGCTCACCCACACTCCCTATCAACCTCTAA
- the si:ch211-214j8.12 gene encoding uncharacterized protein si:ch211-214j8.12 isoform X1 gives MPLFRASGESGGVKPRQRRMRNRKTDEDGSVLSLTRLCLLSLADNMNDVWAKDYADNYLDHYFFRHIMGPFNLLSGERVEELTHLLCNRKQLSRAALHLLLVPQLRALSLEKCPGLVTSALCAHVSARCQGLWSLDLSGAQQLPSKAVSETLICLPALRSLSLSGTLCDGCVIRTVARHCRFLRHLDVSRCHFLSPAALLPLGGGASIVSYGCPSSVSNSSSKSPTFPSLPAHFSPPPLCSLLALDIGFGKEEGDLVAAAAFLLLSLPFLERVAMEGLAQACCLIQNRHFSKTNEFTDREGVPRLGEVWRHRQVMDKWSKKREVEEDEKEKKEEEEEEGEILWEGYSSDSRDEGPNSSQSQTEKKRRGSVLSQSDDDHLILSLKDVKAVSCDSLDSLSQLCPNIHSISVNIDDDGDEVTGGRSQGSLLAASLNTWSGQLRNLSLHYLGPLLDLLPALQISGSSLVSLTLEGVKTSPHTPLLEIIKACPRLRDLLMFAEPPTTPQEHEDDEMGEQQDDQDLPQLSNLCSLTLKFSYEHSRMKPIMSWMSLKKVLKSLFLGSPSLEKLSLVSLPCPLNCVLQDVLHRADLALHLYVDSTGVPPMPLGRLQHINLQRTDVEMTTVKSLMQRTKRLKCIDVSYCWKISKAECFNCVTTSKVQLVWS, from the exons ATGCCTCTGTTTCGGGCTTCGGGGGAAAGTGGCGGGGTGAAGCCTCggcagaggaggatgaggaataGGAAGACAGATGAAGACGGCTCTGTACTTTCACTTACACGCCTCTGTCTGCTGAGCCTCGCTGACAACATGAACGACGTGTGGGCCAAAGACTATGCTGATAACTACCTGGATCACTATTTCTTCAGACACATCATGGGGCCTTTCAACTTACTGT CAGGTGAGCGAGTGGAGGAGCTGACACATCTGCTGTGCAACAGGAAGCAGTTGTCCCGAGCGGCCCTCCACCTCTTGCTGGTCCCTCAGCTCCGTGCTCTGTCTCTAGAAAAGTGTCCCGGTCTGGtcacctctgctctctgtgccCACGTTTCTGCACGTTGCCAG GGTCTGTGGAGTCTGGACCTCTCCGGAGCCCAGCAGCTGCCCTCGAAGGCTGTTTCAGAAACcctaatctgtttacctgcccTGCGCTCGCTCTCCCTGTCTGGTACACTTTGTGACGGATGTGTAATCAGGACAGTTGCCCGCCACTGCAGATTTCTTCGCCACCTAGATGTATCTCGCtgtcatttcctctctcctgctgcacTACTTCCTCTTGGGGGCGGGGCTTCGATTGTATCCTATGGGTGTCCTTCTAGTGTCTCCAACTCTTCATCCAAATCCCCTACATTTCCTTCTCTCCCTGcacatttttctcctcctcccctttgcAGTCTGCTCGCTCTGGATATTGGGTTTGGGAAAGAAGAGGGAGATCTTGTGGCAGCTGCAgctttcctccttctctccctgccCTTCCTGGAGAGAGTGGCCATGGAGGGTCTTGCACAGGCCTGCTGTCTGATCCAGAACAGACACTTCAGCAAGACAAACGAGTTCACTGACAGAGAAGGAGTACCGAGGCTAGGGGAGGTGTGGAGGCACAGACAGGTCATGGACAAATGGagtaaaaagagagaagtagaagaagatgagaaggaaaagaaggaggaggaggaggaggagggggagataTTGTGGGAGGGGTATAGCAGTGACAGCAGAGATGAAGGGCCTAATTCCTCTCAGagccaaacagagaaaaagaggagaggaagtgttTTGTCACAGTCAGATGATGATCACCTGATCCTGAGCCTGAAGGACGTGAAGGCTGTATCGTGTGACTCTCTGGACAGTTTAAGTCAGTTGTGTCCAAACATCCATTCCATATCTGTAaacattgatgatgatggtgatgaagttACGGGAGGAAGAAGTCAAGGGTCTCTGTTAGCTGCGAGTCTTAATACATGGTCAGGCCAGCTACGGAACCTCTCGCTGCACTACCTGGGCCCGCTGCTGGATCTCCTTCCTGCCTTGCAAATATCAGGTTCCTCCTTGGTCTCTTTAACCCTGGAAGGGGTAAAAACTAGCCCTCACACTCCTCTACTGGAGATCATTAAGGCATGTCCCAGACTCAGAGACCTGCTCATGTTTGCTGAGCCTCCGACTACACCGCAGGAACATGAAGACGACGAAATGGGGGAACAGCAGGACGATCAGGATCTTCCACAACTGTCTAACCTCTGCTCTCTAACACTCAA ATTCTCCTACGAGCACAGCCGGATGAAGCCCATCATGTCCTGGATGTCTTTAAAGAAGGTGCTCAAGTCTCTCTTTTTGGGTTCTCCTTCACTGGAGAAGCTCTCGTTGGTCTCCCTGCCGTGCCCTCTGAACTGTGTTTTACAGGATGTACTGCACAGAGCGGACTTGGCCCTGCATCTTTATGTCGACTCTACAGGTGTACCTCCCATGCCACTTGGGCGACTTCAGCACATAAACCTGCAGCGGACAGATGTGGAGATGACAACAGTTAAAAGTTTAATGCAACGGACCAAAAGACTGAAGTGCATAGATGTGAGCTACTGCTGGAAAATCAGTAAGGCTGAGTGCTTCAACTGTGTCACAACCAGTAAAGTCCAACTTGTCTGGTCGTAA
- the si:ch211-214j8.12 gene encoding uncharacterized protein si:ch211-214j8.12 isoform X2, whose translation MPLFRASGESGGVKPRQRRMRNRKTDEDGSVLSLTRLCLLSLADNMNDVWAKDYADNYLDHYFFRHIMGPFNLLCERVEELTHLLCNRKQLSRAALHLLLVPQLRALSLEKCPGLVTSALCAHVSARCQGLWSLDLSGAQQLPSKAVSETLICLPALRSLSLSGTLCDGCVIRTVARHCRFLRHLDVSRCHFLSPAALLPLGGGASIVSYGCPSSVSNSSSKSPTFPSLPAHFSPPPLCSLLALDIGFGKEEGDLVAAAAFLLLSLPFLERVAMEGLAQACCLIQNRHFSKTNEFTDREGVPRLGEVWRHRQVMDKWSKKREVEEDEKEKKEEEEEEGEILWEGYSSDSRDEGPNSSQSQTEKKRRGSVLSQSDDDHLILSLKDVKAVSCDSLDSLSQLCPNIHSISVNIDDDGDEVTGGRSQGSLLAASLNTWSGQLRNLSLHYLGPLLDLLPALQISGSSLVSLTLEGVKTSPHTPLLEIIKACPRLRDLLMFAEPPTTPQEHEDDEMGEQQDDQDLPQLSNLCSLTLKFSYEHSRMKPIMSWMSLKKVLKSLFLGSPSLEKLSLVSLPCPLNCVLQDVLHRADLALHLYVDSTGVPPMPLGRLQHINLQRTDVEMTTVKSLMQRTKRLKCIDVSYCWKISKAECFNCVTTSKVQLVWS comes from the exons ATGCCTCTGTTTCGGGCTTCGGGGGAAAGTGGCGGGGTGAAGCCTCggcagaggaggatgaggaataGGAAGACAGATGAAGACGGCTCTGTACTTTCACTTACACGCCTCTGTCTGCTGAGCCTCGCTGACAACATGAACGACGTGTGGGCCAAAGACTATGCTGATAACTACCTGGATCACTATTTCTTCAGACACATCATGGGGCCTTTCAACTTACTGT GTGAGCGAGTGGAGGAGCTGACACATCTGCTGTGCAACAGGAAGCAGTTGTCCCGAGCGGCCCTCCACCTCTTGCTGGTCCCTCAGCTCCGTGCTCTGTCTCTAGAAAAGTGTCCCGGTCTGGtcacctctgctctctgtgccCACGTTTCTGCACGTTGCCAG GGTCTGTGGAGTCTGGACCTCTCCGGAGCCCAGCAGCTGCCCTCGAAGGCTGTTTCAGAAACcctaatctgtttacctgcccTGCGCTCGCTCTCCCTGTCTGGTACACTTTGTGACGGATGTGTAATCAGGACAGTTGCCCGCCACTGCAGATTTCTTCGCCACCTAGATGTATCTCGCtgtcatttcctctctcctgctgcacTACTTCCTCTTGGGGGCGGGGCTTCGATTGTATCCTATGGGTGTCCTTCTAGTGTCTCCAACTCTTCATCCAAATCCCCTACATTTCCTTCTCTCCCTGcacatttttctcctcctcccctttgcAGTCTGCTCGCTCTGGATATTGGGTTTGGGAAAGAAGAGGGAGATCTTGTGGCAGCTGCAgctttcctccttctctccctgccCTTCCTGGAGAGAGTGGCCATGGAGGGTCTTGCACAGGCCTGCTGTCTGATCCAGAACAGACACTTCAGCAAGACAAACGAGTTCACTGACAGAGAAGGAGTACCGAGGCTAGGGGAGGTGTGGAGGCACAGACAGGTCATGGACAAATGGagtaaaaagagagaagtagaagaagatgagaaggaaaagaaggaggaggaggaggaggagggggagataTTGTGGGAGGGGTATAGCAGTGACAGCAGAGATGAAGGGCCTAATTCCTCTCAGagccaaacagagaaaaagaggagaggaagtgttTTGTCACAGTCAGATGATGATCACCTGATCCTGAGCCTGAAGGACGTGAAGGCTGTATCGTGTGACTCTCTGGACAGTTTAAGTCAGTTGTGTCCAAACATCCATTCCATATCTGTAaacattgatgatgatggtgatgaagttACGGGAGGAAGAAGTCAAGGGTCTCTGTTAGCTGCGAGTCTTAATACATGGTCAGGCCAGCTACGGAACCTCTCGCTGCACTACCTGGGCCCGCTGCTGGATCTCCTTCCTGCCTTGCAAATATCAGGTTCCTCCTTGGTCTCTTTAACCCTGGAAGGGGTAAAAACTAGCCCTCACACTCCTCTACTGGAGATCATTAAGGCATGTCCCAGACTCAGAGACCTGCTCATGTTTGCTGAGCCTCCGACTACACCGCAGGAACATGAAGACGACGAAATGGGGGAACAGCAGGACGATCAGGATCTTCCACAACTGTCTAACCTCTGCTCTCTAACACTCAA ATTCTCCTACGAGCACAGCCGGATGAAGCCCATCATGTCCTGGATGTCTTTAAAGAAGGTGCTCAAGTCTCTCTTTTTGGGTTCTCCTTCACTGGAGAAGCTCTCGTTGGTCTCCCTGCCGTGCCCTCTGAACTGTGTTTTACAGGATGTACTGCACAGAGCGGACTTGGCCCTGCATCTTTATGTCGACTCTACAGGTGTACCTCCCATGCCACTTGGGCGACTTCAGCACATAAACCTGCAGCGGACAGATGTGGAGATGACAACAGTTAAAAGTTTAATGCAACGGACCAAAAGACTGAAGTGCATAGATGTGAGCTACTGCTGGAAAATCAGTAAGGCTGAGTGCTTCAACTGTGTCACAACCAGTAAAGTCCAACTTGTCTGGTCGTAA